A genomic window from Luteolibacter sp. LG18 includes:
- a CDS encoding glycoside hydrolase family 43 protein, with protein sequence MATPVITNPVLPGFHPDPSFVRVGDDYYLATSTFEWFPGVQLHHSRDLVHWRTLGHALTRTSQLDLRGIADSAGVWAPSLSYADGKFWLIYTNIRNTGMGRPFKDIGIYLTTAESIEGPWSDPVTLDSIGFDPSLFHDDDGRKYLLNMRWDFRKGRYRFAGIVLQEYDPVSETLVGPRSEILVKENILTEGPNLYKRDGWYYLMLAEGGTGWNHGISMARSRNLLGPYELDPQPSVLTTRDDESQPLQKAGHGELVQTQSGEWYLAHLASRPLGQGVDRRCILGRETCLQKVTWSEDGWLRLAHGGHHPLVEVPAPPELPATPWPAVPAREDFADPALGPEWSALRRPITDDWASLSARPGWLRLKGGDSLHSWFHQSLVARRLESTRCRITTRLDFSPDHHTQMAGLVCYYDTRSHYYLRVTADDHGRRILGLVLTDDATYDEPGDDLDVSDWPPVWLRAEIHDSALQFSASPDGETWVKIGKILDATKLSDDYGNYLHFTGAFAGLCVQDLGGTHRTADFDFFEMTPL encoded by the coding sequence ATGGCGACGCCCGTGATCACCAACCCCGTCCTCCCCGGTTTCCACCCCGATCCCTCCTTCGTGAGGGTGGGGGACGATTACTACCTCGCCACCAGCACCTTCGAGTGGTTCCCCGGTGTCCAGCTCCACCACTCCCGTGATCTTGTCCACTGGCGCACCCTCGGCCACGCTCTCACCCGCACCTCCCAGCTCGACCTCCGCGGCATCGCCGACTCCGCCGGCGTCTGGGCACCGTCCCTTTCTTATGCCGATGGCAAGTTCTGGCTGATCTACACCAACATCCGGAACACCGGCATGGGCCGGCCCTTCAAGGACATCGGCATCTACCTCACCACCGCCGAATCCATCGAGGGTCCCTGGTCCGATCCCGTCACCCTCGATTCCATCGGCTTCGATCCCTCGCTCTTCCACGATGACGACGGCCGCAAGTACCTGCTCAACATGCGCTGGGACTTCCGCAAGGGCCGCTACCGCTTCGCCGGCATCGTCCTCCAGGAATACGACCCCGTTTCCGAAACGCTCGTCGGCCCGCGCTCCGAGATCCTGGTGAAGGAGAACATCCTCACCGAAGGCCCGAACCTCTACAAACGCGACGGCTGGTACTACCTGATGCTCGCCGAGGGCGGCACCGGCTGGAACCACGGCATCTCGATGGCCCGCTCCCGGAACCTGCTCGGCCCCTACGAGCTCGATCCCCAGCCCTCCGTCCTCACCACCCGCGACGACGAATCCCAGCCGCTCCAGAAGGCCGGCCACGGCGAACTCGTCCAGACCCAATCCGGCGAGTGGTACCTCGCCCACCTCGCCAGCCGACCGCTGGGGCAGGGGGTCGACCGCCGCTGCATCCTCGGCCGCGAGACCTGCCTCCAGAAAGTGACCTGGTCCGAAGACGGCTGGCTGCGCCTCGCCCACGGCGGCCACCACCCGCTCGTCGAGGTCCCCGCGCCCCCGGAGCTCCCCGCCACCCCGTGGCCCGCCGTTCCCGCCCGCGAGGACTTCGCCGACCCCGCCCTCGGCCCGGAATGGAGTGCCCTGCGCCGCCCGATCACCGACGACTGGGCTTCCCTTTCCGCCCGCCCCGGTTGGTTGCGGTTGAAGGGCGGCGATTCGCTGCATTCCTGGTTCCACCAGTCCCTCGTCGCCCGCCGCCTCGAATCCACCCGTTGCCGCATCACCACCCGCCTCGATTTTTCCCCCGATCACCACACCCAGATGGCCGGGCTGGTGTGCTACTACGACACCCGTAGCCACTACTACCTCCGCGTCACCGCCGACGACCACGGCCGCAGGATCCTCGGCCTCGTCCTCACCGACGACGCCACCTACGACGAGCCCGGCGACGACCTCGATGTCAGCGATTGGCCACCTGTTTGGTTGCGCGCCGAAATCCACGACTCCGCCCTCCAATTCTCCGCCTCCCCCGACGGCGAAACATGGGTAAAAATCGGTAAAATCCTCGACGCCACCAAGCTCTCCGACGACTACGGAAACTACCTCCACTTCACCGGCGCCTTCGCCGGCCTCTGCGTCCAGGACCTCGGCGGCACCCACCGCACCGCCGACTTCGACTTCTTCGAAATGACCCCGCTCTAG